Genomic segment of Synechococcus sp. A18-25c:
GCACCTTGTCGTTCTCGAAGCTGTTGGCCTTCTCAACGGCAGCTTTCCAGAGATAAACCATGTTGTAGGCAGACTCCTGAGGGTCAGCCACCTGACGGTCTTCGCCGTACTTCGCCTTGAAGTCAGCCGCGAACTTCTTGGAAGCAGGCGTGTCGATTGACATCATGTAGTTCCAAGCGCCGTAGTGGCCCTCAAGGAACTCAGGTCCAATCGTGCTGATCTCCTCTTCCGCGATGGAGTAGCTCATCACGTAGTAACCGTTAGCGGGGGTGAGGCCAGCATCCTGAATCTGCTTGAAGAAGGCGACGTTTTGGTCACCATTCAGGGTGTTGATGATCACACCGCCGTCAGGCAGGGCCTCCTTGATCTTGGCGATGATCGGGGCGACTTCCGTGTTACCCAAGGGCAGGTAGTCCTCGCCGACCACCGTGCCGCCCAGCTGCTCCACCTGGGATTTGGTGATGGTGTTGGAGGTGCGGGGGAAGACGTAGTCCGAACCCACGAGGAAGAAGGGCTTGCCAGCGGCAGGCGACTTCTCATACATGAACTTGGTCGCAGGCTCAGACTGCTGGTTCGGAGTCGCACCGGTGTAGAAGATGTTGTTGGAGCACTCCTGACCCTCGTACTGGATCGGGTAGTAGAGGAAAGCGTCCTTGGACTCGTAAACCGGGAGCATTTCCTTGCGGCTGGCGGAGGTCCAACCACCAAAGACCACAGGCACATTGTCCTGGTCGATCAGCTTTTTGGACTTCTCAGCAAAGGTGGGCCAAGAAGAAGCACCGTCTTCAACGATGGTTTCGATCATGTATTTCTTGCCATCCACTTCAACGCCGCCGGCGGCGTTGATCTCTTCGATCGCCAACTCTTCGGTATCGACAAGCGTCTTCTCGGAGATCGCCATCGTGCCGGTTAAGGAGTGAAGGATGCCGACGGTGACAGTGCAGTTTTCGCCATTGGCGTCGCACTTGGCGTTGGTGGCGGCCTTCTCACCACCGCCGCAGGCGGTCACAGCCAGACCCAACGACGTTGCGGCCAGGCCGGCAAACAAACGCTTTGAGAGAGAGGAGCTCATGAAATGTGCAATACGGTGATGGACGGACGTCTGACGACGACCGAACCCTGACCATGGCCCTCACACTCACTACAAGAACGTATCAAGAGGAACATTTTTGCCCCCCAAGCGGGCGGCAATCAAAGATTAGGTAGCTGTCGATACACAAACTCAATGATGCGTTCGAGCCCCTCTCCGCTGTGGAGATTGGTGAAGCACCAAGGACGCTCCCCGCGCATCGCGAGCGTGTCGCGCTCCATCACCGCCAGATCGGCTCCAACCAATGGGGCCAGATCAATCTTGTTGATCACCAGCAGATCCGACCGCGTAATACCGGGCCCGCCTTTGCGCGGAATCTTGTCGCCAGCCGCCACATCGATCACATAAATGCAAAGGTCAACCAGCTCTGGACTGAAGCTGGCCGCGAGATTGTCACCACCGCTTTCCACCAGCACCAGATCCAGACCAGGGAACTGGTCCTCCAACTCAGCAACAGCCGCCCGATTAATCGAGCAGTCCTCACGAATCGCCGTGTGGGGGCAGCCACCGGTCTCCACTCCACGAATCCGCTCCGGCTCCAGAGCTCCAACACGCGTCAGGAATTGGGCATCCTCATGCGTATAAATATCGTTGGTTACCACAGCCAGCTGCAGTTGATCACGGAGGCGACGACAGAGCGCTTCCACCAGGGCCGTTTTCCCTGAACCCACCGGACCAGCCACCCCAAGACGCAGCTTGCTGCTCATCAGCTTCGAAACAGGCGGGAATACAACTCAGCATGGGCGAGCTGTGCCATCCCCGCACCCACGCCACCATTCCAGAGCGTTCGAGACCCACAGGCCAGCAATTGTTCCGCTTCACGCCTAATCAAGGGCTGCAAGCGGTGCTGCAGCACCTGAGCACGCGTCGGCCCCAGCGGCAGCAGCCGAACGGCAGCACTGAGCTGATTGGCAACCCAGCCGTAGAGATAACCCTCCACCATCTCCTCCTTGGAAACCTCTAACGCCGATGCCGCAGCGGCCCAGGCGCTTGGCCAGCTCAATGGCACCGCGTCGGGGAGCGGCCGGCCCATGTCAGCCAACAACTGAACCAAAGACAATCCCATCTGACGCAGTTGCGCACGGACCTCAGAAGCTTCACGGGTGGCCAGAAGCCATCCATCCAAATCGATCAAGCGCTGCTTTGCCGCAGCATCACCCCCGCACCAGGCTGCAACCTCCCGCGCTAATGAGGGAAGCGCGGAAGCCTCCAAGCGCAAGGCACCACGGCACAGCTCAGCCTCCAACCAACCCTGCAACTGAAAGTCATCCGCAATCGCCCCCGACTGAATCAGCACTTCCAGCCCCTCGGAATAACTGAAAGCGCCCACCGGAAGGGCAGGACTCACCAGCTGGAGCAAAGACAGCGACGTCATCCGTGGGAATGCTCCGCATAGGCCCCACGTTCAGGAGCGAAGGGCTGACAGCAGCGGCTCACCCGCAGCCCCAGGGTCTGCAACATGTCAGCCAGCACAGGATCGTCAGGCAACAGCAGCTGTTGCTCATGCAGCTCAAGAGCCACATGGCGATTACCCAGGTGATAAGCCGCTTTGAGCAATGCCAGAGCAGACCCCGCTTGCACTCGCAGCAAGGCTTCCGGTGCAGCGGTGACCTCCACCCGCACGGAACAGGCTTGATCCGTGAGGCAATCCCCGGGCTTCAAAGCACCATGCCTCGGCAGTTGGAGCAAAACCTGGCAACCGCAAGCCGTCTGACGCCTTCCTCGCAGCACAGTGCGCTCAGTCGCGGTCAGCGGCAGCTGCAAACCGACCATCGCACCGTCTGGCTCACAACGCTTCTCCAACACGATCACCGTGTCACTCACGAGCAACCCTCTTGCTGCTTGAAGACTGCCCAGCAACGTCCCCAAATTTGGTGTGCACTGCTACAAAACAATCGGTCCTTGCCATCCGAGCCTTCTCGAATGAGAGGTCTTGAGCCCTGGCACGGCCGTTGCCAGCTGCAATTCCACATGGATCAGCACGGCCGCACACGCCATCAAGGGGGCTGCAGTGCGCCCTTCAAACTGATGCGAGGCGAAATCGGCGGCGATGGCCGCTGCGATATCCCCCTGCTGCACACAGCGGGAGGGCTGGTGGGGGGTGACCGCCTCAGCATCGATCTGAACCTTTTAGATCACAGTCGCAGCCTGGTAACCAGTGTGGCCGCGCAGAAGGTGTATGGATCGATCGGCCTTAGCCGCATCCAGCCCCAAGGCTCTTGGGCACAGCAAACCGTGAAGGCACATCTCAGTGACCATGGGGATCTGGAGTGGCTCCCCCAGGAACTGGTGCTGTATGCCAACGCGCTCTATGAGCAGAACCTGAACGTGACCCTGCCTGACAACGCGTCGTTCCTCAGTGCCGAGATTGTGCGACTAGGACGGACCGCTGCGGGCGAACAGCTCGATCAGGGTCGATGGCGCTCCAGCTTGGAGATTCAACGTTGTGGCCCTGAAGGACGTCGCTGGGAACTCGTGGACCGAATCGAACTGGGGGGCGACAGCCTGAGTGACAACCACGGCATGGGCGGAGCCCCGGTGTTTGGATCCCTCGCATGGGCCGCCCCTCGCAAGCTGCAACCATCGGAAATCCAAGAGCTGCTGGACGGAGCACGGGCGGATCGTGAAGGCCTGGAGGGCACGATGCGCTGCAGTGCGCTGGCGCAAGGACTGGTGGCTCGCTATCTGGGCCACTCCAGCCGCGACGCTCGCTTCTGGTTCAGCCGTATCTGGGCCCGCACCCGCCACTTGAG
This window contains:
- a CDS encoding urease accessory protein UreF — protein: MTSLSLLQLVSPALPVGAFSYSEGLEVLIQSGAIADDFQLQGWLEAELCRGALRLEASALPSLAREVAAWCGGDAAAKQRLIDLDGWLLATREASEVRAQLRQMGLSLVQLLADMGRPLPDAVPLSWPSAWAAAASALEVSKEEMVEGYLYGWVANQLSAAVRLLPLGPTRAQVLQHRLQPLIRREAEQLLACGSRTLWNGGVGAGMAQLAHAELYSRLFRS
- a CDS encoding urease accessory protein UreD, coding for MRGLEPWHGRCQLQFHMDQHGRTRHQGGCSAPFKLMRGEIGGDGRCDIPLLHTAGGLVGGDRLSIDLNLLDHSRSLVTSVAAQKVYGSIGLSRIQPQGSWAQQTVKAHLSDHGDLEWLPQELVLYANALYEQNLNVTLPDNASFLSAEIVRLGRTAAGEQLDQGRWRSSLEIQRCGPEGRRWELVDRIELGGDSLSDNHGMGGAPVFGSLAWAAPRKLQPSEIQELLDGARADREGLEGTMRCSALAQGLVARYLGHSSRDARFWFSRIWARTRHLRNLSQPEIPRVWPLQEQPLQRSKSTLNTAPAPAETH
- the urtA gene encoding urea ABC transporter substrate-binding protein; amino-acid sequence: MSSSLSKRLFAGLAATSLGLAVTACGGGEKAATNAKCDANGENCTVTVGILHSLTGTMAISEKTLVDTEELAIEEINAAGGVEVDGKKYMIETIVEDGASSWPTFAEKSKKLIDQDNVPVVFGGWTSASRKEMLPVYESKDAFLYYPIQYEGQECSNNIFYTGATPNQQSEPATKFMYEKSPAAGKPFFLVGSDYVFPRTSNTITKSQVEQLGGTVVGEDYLPLGNTEVAPIIAKIKEALPDGGVIINTLNGDQNVAFFKQIQDAGLTPANGYYVMSYSIAEEEISTIGPEFLEGHYGAWNYMMSIDTPASKKFAADFKAKYGEDRQVADPQESAYNMVYLWKAAVEKANSFENDKVREALVGIEFDAPQGKVTVMPNHHLSQTVRIGQITKDGQFAILEETDGPIAPQAWNQIHPDSTGFACDWTDASKGGKYKL
- the ureG gene encoding urease accessory protein UreG; this translates as MSSKLRLGVAGPVGSGKTALVEALCRRLRDQLQLAVVTNDIYTHEDAQFLTRVGALEPERIRGVETGGCPHTAIREDCSINRAAVAELEDQFPGLDLVLVESGGDNLAASFSPELVDLCIYVIDVAAGDKIPRKGGPGITRSDLLVINKIDLAPLVGADLAVMERDTLAMRGERPWCFTNLHSGEGLERIIEFVYRQLPNL
- the ureE gene encoding urease accessory protein UreE, yielding MSDTVIVLEKRCEPDGAMVGLQLPLTATERTVLRGRRQTACGCQVLLQLPRHGALKPGDCLTDQACSVRVEVTAAPEALLRVQAGSALALLKAAYHLGNRHVALELHEQQLLLPDDPVLADMLQTLGLRVSRCCQPFAPERGAYAEHSHG